In Nocardioides sp. zg-1228, a single window of DNA contains:
- a CDS encoding RNB domain-containing ribonuclease → MPSNRVVKVRSTGDSVTAQEMRDGIAAIQQELEVSAAFPDAVERAAAEAAASPRLPELDRTDIPFVTIDPESARDLDQAMHIERDGTGYVVHYAIADVAAFVAPGDPVDVEANRRGETLYGADSKIPLHPPVLSEGAASLLPDEVRPALLWTIKVDETGEGTDVDVQRALVRSRAKLSYEGVQAELDAGKASDLVGLLREVGELRLAREAARGGVSLPLPEQELVESEGGHWELEFRRLTPVETWNAQISLLTGMAAASLMVYARTGILRTLPPADPRDVQRLHRTARALGIAWPAEQLYPDFIRTLDPSTPTHAAMIVACTRLLRGAGYVTFNGELPEQAQHSALASEYAHVTAPLRRLVDRYAGEICVALCAGTEVPTWVVEAMAGLPDAMTESGRRANRYENAVVDLCEAELLHERVGERFAAVVVELDDKSRQKGDITIQDPAIEARVIATTDLPLGEEVTVELVEADPRTRKVAFRLV, encoded by the coding sequence ATGCCGAGCAACCGCGTGGTGAAGGTCCGATCGACGGGCGACAGCGTCACGGCGCAGGAGATGCGCGACGGCATCGCGGCGATCCAGCAGGAGCTCGAGGTGTCGGCGGCGTTCCCCGACGCCGTCGAGCGCGCCGCCGCCGAGGCGGCCGCCTCGCCGCGGCTGCCCGAGCTCGACCGCACCGACATCCCGTTCGTGACGATCGACCCCGAGTCGGCCCGCGACCTCGACCAGGCGATGCACATCGAGCGCGACGGCACCGGCTACGTCGTGCACTACGCGATCGCCGACGTGGCGGCGTTCGTCGCGCCGGGCGACCCGGTCGACGTCGAGGCCAACCGTCGCGGCGAGACGCTCTACGGCGCCGACTCCAAGATCCCGCTGCACCCGCCCGTGCTGAGCGAGGGTGCGGCGTCGCTGCTCCCCGACGAGGTCCGCCCGGCGCTGCTGTGGACCATCAAGGTCGACGAGACGGGCGAGGGCACCGACGTCGACGTGCAGCGGGCGCTGGTCCGCTCGCGCGCCAAACTGTCCTACGAGGGCGTGCAGGCCGAGCTCGACGCCGGCAAGGCCTCCGACCTCGTCGGCCTGCTGCGGGAGGTCGGGGAGCTGCGCCTGGCCCGCGAGGCCGCCCGCGGCGGGGTCTCGTTGCCGCTGCCCGAGCAGGAGCTCGTCGAGAGCGAGGGCGGCCACTGGGAGCTGGAGTTCCGGCGACTCACGCCGGTCGAGACGTGGAACGCGCAGATCTCGCTGCTCACCGGGATGGCCGCCGCGTCGCTGATGGTCTACGCCCGCACGGGCATCCTGCGCACCCTGCCGCCGGCCGACCCCCGCGACGTGCAGCGCCTCCACCGCACCGCCCGCGCGCTCGGCATCGCCTGGCCGGCCGAGCAGCTCTACCCCGACTTCATCCGCACGCTCGACCCGTCGACGCCGACGCACGCGGCGATGATCGTGGCGTGCACCCGCCTGCTGCGCGGCGCCGGCTACGTCACGTTCAACGGAGAGCTGCCCGAGCAGGCCCAGCACTCCGCCCTCGCCTCGGAGTACGCCCACGTGACGGCGCCGCTGCGCCGGCTCGTCGACCGCTACGCCGGCGAGATCTGCGTGGCGCTGTGCGCGGGCACCGAGGTGCCGACCTGGGTGGTCGAGGCGATGGCCGGCCTGCCCGACGCGATGACCGAGTCGGGCCGCCGGGCCAACCGCTACGAGAACGCCGTCGTCGACCTCTGCGAGGCCGAGCTGCTCCACGAGCGGGTGGGCGAGCGCTTCGCCGCCGTCGTCGTCGAGCTCGACGACAAGAGCAGGCAGAAGGGCGACATCACCATCCAGGATCCCGCCATCGAGGCCCGGGTCATCGCCACCACCGACCTGCCCCTCGGCGAGGAGGTCACCGTCGAGCTGGTCGAGGCAGACCCGCGCACGCGGAAGGTGGCGTTCCGCCTCGTCTGA
- a CDS encoding DUF559 domain-containing protein, with translation MHPDLVVPAPKVVLEADSWTFHATRGAHARDCARYNLLVLHGWRVLRFTWEQVRLERTYVRWTLAQLVGVGQDEVDGGLAATA, from the coding sequence GTGCATCCCGACCTGGTCGTGCCGGCCCCGAAGGTCGTCCTCGAGGCCGACTCGTGGACCTTCCACGCGACCCGAGGGGCCCATGCGCGCGACTGCGCCCGCTACAACCTGCTGGTGCTCCACGGGTGGCGGGTGCTCCGGTTCACGTGGGAGCAGGTGAGGCTCGAGCGGACCTATGTCCGCTGGACCCTCGCCCAGCTCGTAGGTGTCGGACAGGACGAAGTCGACGGCGGGCTCGCGGCCACCGCGTGA
- a CDS encoding DUF998 domain-containing protein — MSRARSDRRPGLLVVGCVAALLYANFILDWILRGFEGMDLVVSTLGAPGEPHAVALRVTDVVCGVLVLALLPRVRSLLPPGPWREVAVWGTVVFAIGAAAAAAVPTPCGPGETCDAPRQLVQSLIHNGASLVSEGALFVGMAAVWRATHATGPVWLRRVAFWDFWIGGVVFTSLFAYFGYFSDAMWIASAAQRIHILFVSAWIVCLGVVAAHPHHLDPSSRPERPAGPDEQRPAASETRTDDR, encoded by the coding sequence GTGAGCCGCGCGCGGTCGGATCGTCGTCCCGGGCTGCTGGTCGTCGGATGCGTGGCGGCGCTGCTCTACGCCAACTTCATCCTCGACTGGATCCTGCGCGGGTTCGAGGGGATGGACCTGGTCGTCAGCACGCTCGGGGCGCCCGGCGAGCCCCACGCGGTCGCGCTGCGGGTCACCGACGTGGTGTGCGGCGTGCTGGTCCTGGCGCTCCTGCCGCGCGTACGCTCGCTGCTCCCGCCCGGGCCGTGGCGCGAGGTCGCGGTCTGGGGGACCGTCGTGTTCGCGATCGGAGCGGCCGCCGCGGCTGCGGTCCCGACGCCCTGCGGACCGGGCGAGACCTGCGACGCCCCGCGCCAGCTGGTGCAGTCCCTCATCCACAACGGTGCCAGCCTCGTCTCGGAGGGTGCGCTCTTCGTCGGCATGGCGGCGGTGTGGCGCGCGACCCACGCGACCGGCCCCGTGTGGTTGCGCCGGGTCGCCTTCTGGGACTTCTGGATCGGCGGGGTCGTCTTCACCAGCCTGTTCGCCTACTTCGGCTACTTCAGTGACGCGATGTGGATCGCCAGCGCCGCGCAACGGATCCACATCCTCTTCGTCAGCGCCTGGATCGTCTGCCTGGGTGTCGTCGCCGCCCACCCCCACCACCTCGACCCGAGCTCGAGGCCCGAGCGCCCGGCCGGACCGGACGAGCAGAGACCTGCCGCGTCAGAGACAAGGACCGATGACCGATGA
- the lysX gene encoding bifunctional lysylphosphatidylglycerol synthetase/lysine--tRNA ligase LysX — MSTRSRWSPAEASPQRSVPQHAPADDRWPDLFASAAYAWAFLVLVVALVPSWGRHFARNDDVVSLLLLPVVPSVVYASLVLVVAVALRRRMRAAWWVLVVWLLVVPQVGRVVWIVQGERVVPASIGFVVITAVLVLAVRVRHQFVARSAAGTLRSAAALVLAGSAILLVGGGLLTQRFGTASGLGEAVTYVLNATLVDVGRVGPGTDVTAPWWVRALIGAVGTVVALSTAVLLFRSPRDSRVPDVAEEATVRSMLRDAGDHDSLGYFATRRDKSVVWDTGAPTTARAGVSYRVVGSVSLASGNPIGDPRYWPDAIGRWRQEARRSGWSLAVMGAGHEGALAFADAGLTMLDIGDEAIVDLAAFSLHGTGMKPVRQSVSRLRRRGYTATVVRHATLGEDDFATLAVAAGQWRGDGGDERGFSMALGRLGDPLDGMCVLVRAHDADRRLRGFLSFVPWGRTGLSLDLMRRDPTADNGLVELMVASLADQAPRLGVGPVSLNFAMFREAFERGAEVGAGPVARLWRQGLLLASKNWQLESLYRSNAKYQPEWQPRYMGFEYASDLPRVGTAAGSAEGFLTAPSIALLRHHTKEHLLATGGDEHAAEVLALMRPERDVVAEALSSAHLPEQMRVRRDKLDRLRADGVEPYPVTVPRTHTLAEVRSIVGDVGPDVDTGHRVSVAGRVLLKRDMGGVGFATLRDGSGDLQVMVDADHGGREQLAFWEHSVDLGDHVSVTGEVVTTHAGELSVRATSVLLAGKALRPLPDKHRGLTDPDARVRMRYVDLIVRPDSRTMAYRRAAIVRSVRDSLHERGFTEVETPILQTIHGGANARPFETHINAYDLDLYLRIATELHLKRLVVGGMERVFEIGRQFRNEGADVKHNPEFTSLEVYETYGDYDSMRVLTQELVQEAATAVYGSPVARRADADGTIVEIDLSGQWPARTVCEAVSGALGEEVTADTPLAELVRHAERIGLEVDLEPSWGPVLEAIYEELCEARTTTPVFYTDFPKENAPLTRAHRDDPRLAEKWDLVMFGAEQGTAYSELVDPVDQRARLVAQSLLAAAGDVEAMQVDEDFLAALEYGMPPTGGMGLGIDRLVMNLTGHSIRDTILFPLVKPNR; from the coding sequence ATGAGCACGAGGTCCCGCTGGTCGCCCGCCGAGGCGTCCCCCCAGCGCAGCGTCCCGCAGCACGCGCCTGCCGACGACCGGTGGCCGGACCTGTTCGCCTCGGCCGCCTACGCATGGGCGTTCCTCGTGCTCGTCGTGGCGCTCGTCCCCTCCTGGGGGCGCCACTTCGCACGCAACGACGACGTCGTGTCGCTGCTGCTGCTGCCGGTGGTGCCCAGCGTCGTCTACGCCTCGCTCGTGCTCGTCGTCGCGGTCGCGCTACGACGCCGGATGCGGGCCGCGTGGTGGGTCCTGGTGGTCTGGTTGCTGGTCGTGCCGCAGGTCGGCCGGGTGGTGTGGATCGTCCAGGGCGAGCGGGTCGTGCCGGCGAGCATCGGCTTCGTGGTCATCACCGCGGTCCTCGTGCTCGCGGTGCGGGTGCGGCACCAGTTCGTCGCCCGCAGCGCCGCCGGCACCCTCCGGTCGGCGGCGGCGCTCGTCCTCGCCGGCAGCGCGATCCTGCTCGTGGGTGGAGGGCTGCTCACCCAGCGCTTCGGCACGGCGTCCGGCCTCGGCGAGGCGGTGACGTACGTCCTGAACGCCACGCTTGTCGACGTCGGACGGGTCGGTCCGGGCACCGACGTCACCGCCCCCTGGTGGGTGCGTGCACTCATCGGCGCGGTCGGCACGGTGGTCGCGCTGTCCACCGCGGTCCTGCTGTTCCGCTCGCCCCGCGACAGCCGGGTGCCCGACGTCGCCGAGGAGGCCACGGTGCGCTCGATGCTGCGCGACGCCGGCGACCACGACTCGCTCGGCTACTTCGCGACGCGGCGCGACAAGTCGGTCGTCTGGGACACCGGCGCCCCCACGACCGCCCGAGCCGGGGTGTCGTACCGCGTCGTCGGCTCGGTGAGCCTCGCCAGCGGCAACCCGATCGGTGACCCGCGCTACTGGCCCGACGCGATCGGGCGCTGGCGCCAGGAGGCGCGTCGGAGCGGGTGGTCGCTCGCGGTCATGGGGGCGGGACACGAGGGTGCGCTCGCCTTCGCCGACGCGGGCCTGACGATGCTCGACATCGGCGACGAGGCGATCGTCGACCTGGCCGCCTTCTCCCTCCACGGGACCGGCATGAAGCCCGTGCGCCAGTCGGTGTCGCGTCTGCGCCGCCGCGGCTACACCGCGACGGTCGTCCGCCACGCCACGCTCGGCGAGGACGACTTCGCCACCCTGGCCGTCGCCGCCGGCCAGTGGCGCGGTGACGGTGGGGACGAGCGGGGGTTCTCGATGGCGCTCGGACGACTCGGCGACCCGCTGGACGGGATGTGCGTGCTGGTGCGTGCGCACGACGCCGACCGTCGGCTGCGCGGCTTCCTGAGCTTCGTCCCGTGGGGTCGCACCGGGCTGTCGCTCGACCTGATGCGTCGCGATCCCACCGCCGACAACGGACTCGTCGAGCTGATGGTCGCCAGTCTCGCCGACCAGGCCCCGCGCCTCGGTGTCGGGCCGGTCTCGCTCAACTTCGCGATGTTCCGCGAGGCCTTCGAGCGCGGTGCGGAGGTCGGGGCGGGACCGGTGGCCCGGCTGTGGCGCCAGGGCCTCCTCCTCGCGAGCAAGAACTGGCAGCTGGAGTCGCTCTACCGCTCCAACGCCAAGTACCAGCCGGAGTGGCAGCCCCGCTACATGGGCTTCGAGTACGCCTCCGACCTGCCCCGGGTCGGGACGGCGGCGGGCAGCGCCGAGGGCTTCCTGACCGCCCCGTCCATCGCGCTGCTGCGTCACCACACGAAGGAGCACCTGCTCGCCACGGGCGGGGACGAGCACGCCGCGGAGGTCCTGGCGCTGATGCGTCCCGAGCGCGACGTGGTCGCGGAGGCGCTGTCGAGTGCGCACCTCCCGGAGCAGATGCGGGTGCGGCGCGACAAGCTCGACCGGCTGCGCGCCGACGGCGTGGAGCCCTATCCGGTCACCGTGCCGCGCACGCACACGCTGGCGGAGGTGCGCTCGATCGTCGGCGACGTCGGCCCCGACGTCGACACCGGCCACCGGGTCTCGGTGGCCGGCCGGGTGCTGCTCAAGCGAGACATGGGAGGGGTGGGGTTCGCGACCCTGCGCGACGGCAGCGGTGACCTCCAGGTGATGGTCGACGCCGACCACGGCGGGCGCGAGCAGCTCGCGTTCTGGGAGCACTCCGTCGACCTCGGCGACCACGTGAGCGTCACGGGCGAGGTCGTCACGACGCACGCGGGCGAGCTCAGCGTGCGGGCGACGTCGGTCCTGCTGGCGGGCAAGGCGCTGCGCCCGCTGCCCGACAAGCACAGGGGGCTCACCGACCCGGACGCTCGCGTGCGGATGCGCTACGTCGACCTGATCGTGCGGCCCGACTCCCGCACGATGGCCTACCGGCGCGCCGCCATCGTCCGCAGCGTCCGCGACAGCCTGCACGAGCGGGGCTTCACCGAGGTCGAGACGCCGATCCTCCAGACGATCCACGGCGGGGCCAACGCGCGGCCGTTCGAGACTCACATCAACGCCTACGACCTCGACCTCTACCTGCGCATCGCGACCGAGCTGCACCTCAAGCGGCTGGTGGTGGGTGGGATGGAGCGGGTCTTCGAGATCGGTCGGCAGTTCCGCAACGAGGGCGCCGACGTCAAGCACAACCCGGAGTTCACCTCGCTCGAGGTGTACGAGACCTACGGCGACTACGACAGCATGCGGGTCCTGACCCAGGAGCTCGTCCAGGAGGCCGCGACGGCCGTCTACGGCTCACCGGTCGCCCGTCGCGCGGACGCGGACGGCACGATCGTGGAGATCGACCTCTCGGGCCAGTGGCCGGCCCGCACCGTGTGCGAGGCCGTGTCCGGGGCACTGGGGGAGGAGGTCACCGCGGACACCCCCCTGGCCGAGCTCGTCCGGCACGCCGAGCGGATCGGCCTCGAGGTCGACCTCGAGCCCTCCTGGGGTCCGGTGCTCGAGGCGATCTACGAGGAGCTCTGCGAGGCCCGGACCACCACTCCCGTCTTCTACACCGACTTCCCCAAGGAGAACGCCCCGCTGACGCGCGCGCACCGCGACGACCCGCGGCTGGCCGAGAAGTGGGACCTCGTGATGTTCGGCGCGGAGCAGGGCACGGCCTACTCCGAGCTGGTGGACCCGGTCGACCAACGGGCGCGGCTGGTGGCGCAGTCGCTGCTCGCCGCTGCCGGCGACGTGGAGGCCATGCAGGTCGACGAGGACTTCCTCGCCGCACTCGAGTACGGCATGCCGCCGACCGGCGGCATGGGGCTGGGGATCGACCGCCTGGTGATGAACCTGACCGGGCACAGCATCCGCGACACCATCCTGTTCCCGCTGGTGAAGCCGAACCGCTGA
- the map gene encoding type I methionyl aminopeptidase: MGRNYTRAVPAVSPAEVSARRAVPAHIVRPEYVDQPAPQRFTGEEVKDAETIERMRVAGRLAAQARELVGSHVVPGVTTDELDRIGHEFLCDHGAYPSTLGYRGFPKSLCASVNEVICHGIPDSRVVEDGDIVNIDITAFLDGVHGDTNATFLAGDVDEESRLLVERTKEALDRAIKAVKPGRRVNVIGRVIEAYAKRFGYGVVRDFTGHGIGTAFHSGLIIPHYDDARFDDEIRVGMTFTIEPMLNLGTPDYDIWDDGWTAVTKDGLRSAQFEHTLVVTDDGAEVLTHP, encoded by the coding sequence ATGGGCCGAAACTACACTCGGGCCGTGCCAGCCGTATCCCCCGCAGAGGTATCCGCACGCCGTGCCGTGCCCGCCCACATCGTCCGCCCGGAGTACGTCGACCAGCCGGCGCCGCAGCGCTTCACCGGCGAGGAGGTCAAGGACGCCGAGACGATCGAGCGGATGCGGGTCGCCGGCCGGCTCGCGGCCCAGGCGCGCGAGCTCGTCGGCTCGCACGTCGTGCCCGGCGTGACCACCGACGAGCTCGACCGGATCGGCCACGAGTTCCTCTGCGACCACGGCGCGTACCCGTCGACCCTCGGCTACCGCGGCTTCCCCAAGTCGCTGTGCGCCAGCGTCAACGAGGTCATCTGCCACGGCATCCCCGACAGCCGGGTCGTCGAGGACGGAGACATCGTCAACATCGACATCACCGCCTTCCTCGACGGCGTGCACGGCGACACCAACGCCACCTTCCTCGCCGGCGACGTCGACGAGGAGTCGCGGCTGCTCGTCGAGCGGACGAAGGAGGCGCTCGACCGGGCGATCAAGGCCGTCAAGCCCGGTCGCCGCGTCAACGTCATCGGCCGGGTGATCGAGGCCTACGCCAAGCGCTTCGGCTACGGCGTCGTGCGCGACTTCACCGGCCACGGCATCGGCACGGCGTTCCACTCCGGCCTGATCATCCCCCACTACGACGACGCGCGCTTCGACGACGAGATCCGGGTCGGGATGACCTTCACCATCGAGCCGATGCTCAACCTCGGCACCCCCGACTACGACATCTGGGACGACGGCTGGACGGCCGTGACCAAGGACGGGCTCCGCTCCGCGCAGTTCGAGCACACCTTGGTCGTCACCGACGATGGCGCCGAGGTGCTCACGCACCCCTAG